A genome region from Manis javanica isolate MJ-LG chromosome 3, MJ_LKY, whole genome shotgun sequence includes the following:
- the HMGB2 gene encoding high mobility group protein B2 isoform X1 encodes MAKGDPNKPRGKMSSYAFFVQTCREEHKKKHPDSSVNFAEFSKKCSERWKTMSAKEKAKFEDMARSDKARYDREMKSYVPPKGDKRGRKKDPNAPKRPPSAFFLFCSEHRPKIKSEHPGLSIGDTAKKLGELWSEQAAKDKQPYEQRAAKLKEKYEKDIAAYRAKGKSEAGKKGPGRPTGSKKKHEPEEEEEEEEEEEEEEEDEE; translated from the exons ATGGCAAAGGGGGACCCCAACAAGCCGCGGGGCAAGATGTCCTCGTACGCGTTCTTCGTGCAGACGTGCCGGGAGGAGCACAAGAAGAAGCACCCGGACTCCTCCGTCAACTTCGCCGAGTTCTCCAAGAAGTGCTCGGAGAGGTGGAAG ACCATGTCCGCCAAGGAGAAGGCCAAGTTCGAGGACATGGCGCGGAGCGACAAGGCCCGCTACGACCGCGAGATGAAGAGCTACGTGCCCCCCAAGGGAGACAAGAGAGGGCGGAAGAAGGACCCCAACGCGCCCAAGAGGCCCCC GTCCGCCTTCTTCCTGTTCTGCTCCGAGCACCGCCCGAAGATCAAGAGCGAGCACCCGGGCCTGTCCATCGGCGACACCGCGAAGAAGCTGGGCGAGCTGTGGTCCGAGCAGGCGGCCAAGGACAAGCAGCCGTACGAGCAGCGGGCGGCGAAGCTGAAGGAGAAGTACGAGAAG GACATTGCCGCGTACCGTGCCAAGGGCAAAAGTGAGGCTGGGAAGAAGGGCCCCGGCAGGCCGACGGGGTCAAAGAAGAAGCATGagccggaggaggaggaggaggaggaggaggaagaggaggaggaggaggaggatgaagaaTGA
- the HMGB2 gene encoding high mobility group protein B2 isoform X2 — MSAKEKAKFEDMARSDKARYDREMKSYVPPKGDKRGRKKDPNAPKRPPSAFFLFCSEHRPKIKSEHPGLSIGDTAKKLGELWSEQAAKDKQPYEQRAAKLKEKYEKDIAAYRAKGKSEAGKKGPGRPTGSKKKHEPEEEEEEEEEEEEEEEDEE, encoded by the exons ATGTCCGCCAAGGAGAAGGCCAAGTTCGAGGACATGGCGCGGAGCGACAAGGCCCGCTACGACCGCGAGATGAAGAGCTACGTGCCCCCCAAGGGAGACAAGAGAGGGCGGAAGAAGGACCCCAACGCGCCCAAGAGGCCCCC GTCCGCCTTCTTCCTGTTCTGCTCCGAGCACCGCCCGAAGATCAAGAGCGAGCACCCGGGCCTGTCCATCGGCGACACCGCGAAGAAGCTGGGCGAGCTGTGGTCCGAGCAGGCGGCCAAGGACAAGCAGCCGTACGAGCAGCGGGCGGCGAAGCTGAAGGAGAAGTACGAGAAG GACATTGCCGCGTACCGTGCCAAGGGCAAAAGTGAGGCTGGGAAGAAGGGCCCCGGCAGGCCGACGGGGTCAAAGAAGAAGCATGagccggaggaggaggaggaggaggaggaggaagaggaggaggaggaggaggatgaagaaTGA